NNNNNNNNNNNNNNNNNNNNNNNNNNNNNNNNNNNNNNNNNNNNNNNNNNNNNNNNNNNNNNNNNNNNNNNNNNNNNNNNNNNNNNNNNNNNNNNNNNNNNNNNNNNNNNNNNNNNNNNNNNNNNNNNNNNNNNNNNNNNNNNNNNNNNNNNNNNNNNNNNNNNNNNNNNNNNNNNNNNNNNNNNNNNNNNNNNNNNNNNNNNNNNNNNNNNNNNNNNNNNNNNNNNNNNNNNNNNNNNNNNNNNNNNNNNNNNNNNNNNNNNNNNNNNNNNNNNNNNNNNNNNNNNNNNNNNNNNNNNNNNNNNNNNNNNNNNNNNNNNNNNNNNNNNNNNNNNNNNNNNNNNNNNNNNNNNNNNNNNNNNNNNNNNNNNNNNNNNNNNNNNNNNNNNNNNNNNNNNNNNNNNNNNNNNNNNNNNNNNNNNNNNNNNNNNNNNNNNNNNNNNNNNNNNNNNNNNNNNNNNNNNNNNNNNNNNNNNNNNNNNNNNNNNNNNNNNNNNNNNNNNNNNNNNNNNNNNNNNNNNNNNNNNNNNNNNNNNNNNNNNNNNNNNNNNNNNNNNNNNNNNNNNNNNNNNNNNNNNNNNNNNNNNNNNNNNNNNNNNNNNNNNNNNNNNNNNNNNNNNNNNNNNNNNNNNNNNNNNNNNNNNNNNNNNNNNNNNNNNNNNNNNNNNNNNNNNNNNNNNNNNNNNNNNNNNNNNNNNNNNNNNNNNNNNNNNNNNNNNNNNNNNNNNNNNNNNNNNNNNNNNNNNNNNNNNNNNNNNNNNNNNNNNNNNNNNNNNNNNNNNNNNNNNNNNNNNNNNNNNNNNNNNNNNNNNNNNNNNNNNNNNNNNNNNNNNNNNNNNNNNNNNNNNNNNNNNNNNNNNNNNNNNNNNNNNNNNNNNNNNNNNNNNNNNNNNNNNNNNNNNNNNNNNNNNNNNNNNNNNNNNNNNNNNNNNNNNNNNNNNNNNNNNNNNNNNNNNNNNNNNNNNNNNNNNNNNNNNNNNNNNNNNNNNNNNNNNNNNNNNNNNNNNNNNNNNNNNNNNNNNNNNNNNNNNNNNNNNNNNNNNNNNNNNNNNNNNNNNNNNNNNNNNNNNNNNNNNNNNNNNNNNNNNNNNNNNNNNNNNNNNNNNNNNNNNNNNNNNNNNNNNNNNNNNNNNNNNNNNNNNNNNNNNNNNNNNNNNNNNNNNNNNNNNNNNNNNNNNNNNNNNNNNNNNNNNNNNNNNNNNNNNNNNNNNNNNNNNNNNNNNNNNNNNNNNNNNNNNNNNNNNNNNNNNNNNNNNNNNNNNNNNNNNNNNNNNNNNNNNNNNNNNNNNNNNNNNNNNNNNNTTTTCATGATAGTGAAAATGAATTAGCAAATCGATTAAATGGCTACCCAAGATTAACTAAGAGCATTCTCCAGAAAACCATGAATGTCATGCAGCAAAATCCCTATGCTAGATTCTTCAGTGGCTTAAGGGAGGTTCATAACCTTGATACTTATCGCATTGTTTTACGAACACACCCTGGTTTAGTCGAAAGAGTATTTAATAAGCCTACAGTGTCTCAATTTGCTACTTTATGGgtagaaggagaagaaaatagagaaacaaGCCGTCGAGATATTCGAGTGTACACCCATGATGGCCATTTACACAATATCGAATATTACTATGGCTGTTATGACCCTCTCTAATACCCTCTTTTGCTTCCTTTTGGTGAACCTTGTTGGCATCAAGGGAttaaaaaacaaggaaaaaagcTGCACCAAAAAAAGACTAGGAAAAGAGATGCTCAAATTTCTATTTCTCCAATGAATGCTTCTACTGCCGAAGAGTTAATACAGATGGAACAAGACTATAAGTAGAATAAATCTTTTCCACCCGTGTTCAATTAACTTTAGCATGCTAACCTCATTAACCTTTTTTCTAAATTCCTCAACCAATAATGGTAGGAATAGATGGCGATCTTGATTTCGTTTCCATCcatgaatactatgcctataaATTGCAAATGAGAAACGATTATGAATCTTTCTTATTGCACTTTGGTAGGCTATTTCAGCAATATGTTGTTGATATGTATGTTAAACATGAATCACAAAGATTAGATTATTTGAGAATCCAGCAAGAAGAATTTAGAAAAGGATTCTTACAAGGCATAGTAGACTCAATAGGTGCTGGTGAAGTCCGGGCAGCAAATATTGGTTAAAGAGTATTTTTACTAGCTAGCTTTATTGAAGGACCAAGAAATCTAAGAAGAAAATACATAGATGCAATGACCTTGGTCAAAAAATTTGGCGGGCTTGATATATTCTTGACCATGACTTGTAATCCCAATTGGCCAGAAATAAAAGAACATTTACTGCCAACAGAGGAAGCCCAAAATTGACCAGATTTGGTTGTAAGGGTCTTTCGTGCTAAACTAGAAGAATTAAAGAATAAgcttttaaagaaaaatatttttggagaaGTGGCAGCCTATACATATGTGATAGAATTTCAAAAAAGAGGCCTGCCACATGctcattttcttttaatcttAAAGCCTCAGCACAAAATGTTCATTTCTAATGAATATGATAAAATTGTTAGTGCAGAAATtccagataaaataaaatatccaCACCTATACAGGATGGTTAAAAAACACATGATGCATGGCCCTTGTGGTGTGTTAAACCCATCAAATGTTTGCATGAGTAAGCATGGCTGCTACAAAAATTCTTATCCAAAAGAGTTCTCTGAGCAAACAATTCAGACGCTAGATTCCTATCCAAAATATCGAAGAAGGAACAATGGTGTTAAAATTAAAGTCAGAAAACAAAAGCTTGATAATAGATGGGTTATTCCTTATAATGCATATTTTTTGTTAAGTTCAATTGCCACACTAATGTTGAGATTTGCTCAACAATTCTGGCTGTCAAATACATTTACAAGTATATCTGCAAAGGTCATGATCGAATCAGTTTCCATTTCAATTATGATAATCCAAACAATCAGATTGATGAAATTCAACAATATCAGGCAGCTCGGTGGGTTTCGCCACCTGAGGCTATTTGGAGACTATTTCGATTTTCCATAAGAGAAATTGAACTAGCCATTATTCACCTATAACTGTACCTTCCAAATTTTCAGCCAGTTCACTTCAAGAAGCATGAAAATTTAAATAACATAGTCAAACATCCAAGAAATAGGAAGACAATGCTGACTGAATTTTTCTATATGAATAGAACAAATTCAGTTGTACAAGAGCTAAATTGCACATATGCTCAATTTCCAGACCATTTTGTGTGGTTAGCTAATGAAAAATGCTGGAAAATTAGAGATAAGAGAGATTCCATAGGCCGAATAAATACAGCTCATCTATATGAGGGAGAAAGATATTACCTCAGGCTTCTTTTGTCTAAAGTCCGTACGCCAAAGTCTTTTGAAGACTTAATGACTCACAACCTTTCGTGAGGTAGCTCTTTTGCCCGGCCTACTTGAGGATGATGATAGCCAAGAAATTTATCTACAAGAAGCGTCTCTTTTTCATATGCCTTATGAAATGAGACGACTTTTTGCTAAGCTGTTAGTTTACTCCTGTCCGAATGACCCCAAACAGCTATAGACAAAATTTGAGGTTGTCATGTCCAAAGATTTCTTGAGAAATACTGATTTATCTCCTagagaaatcaaaagaaaagttttagaGCAAATAAATGGTTTTCTGCAGTCAATGAGAAAAAATATAGCTTCATTTGGCTTACTTCCTAATAATTTCTCATTCTCAGATATAGAGAACCAAACAAGAGAGGTATTGGCTGAAAAAAGCATAAAAGTCCTTGAAGAGGACTTAAATGCAATTTCTTTGCTTAATCAAAACCAGAGGCATGCATTTGAAGTTCTATCTAAAAGAGTTTATGAAAATAAGAGTGGTGCATTTTTTGTTGATGGCCCTGGTGGAACTGGAAAATCTTTTCTTTATAGAGCGTTGTTGGCTGATATTAGGTCAAAGGGCTATATAGCATTAGCGACAACAGCATCAGGTGTTGCTGCATCAATACTACCTAGAGGTAGAACCGCTCACTCTCGGTTTTAAATACCAATTGATACCTCATAGGGTAGAGCATGCAAAATTAGTAAACAAAGCAATTTGGTAGGTATGATTAAGGAATGCAAATTAATTATTTGGGATGAAGTGTGgggactcgaaaattttcttatttttatagaatattaccgggttatttaaataattattcactcattttctctgaattatttatttcgaccattttaaatccatttagaTGGAACAacgtctcttttatgtttttaaaccgttttgttggaaaatttacttttcaaaaattcgtttagtttggaacaacgagtgcacgtctttcgaggctatacttgaatcgggagtgtattaatattggagaattaagaatgattaatagtagattaagaaaagttaattgagaaattaatactcgactcatgtaagAACTcacaaatttacctattttaaactcctgttacgagcttatttaattatttatttggccaatggccccgaatattattttctatccttattagacTAAATTCATGGAcattatagcttcattatattttttaaagtgttcgtttcaaaaattattttcttggaaGCTTGTTTAGGCGAAACAAATGAAAACCGCGTTGAATTTTatccgattgagagtacaataggctTGGATATTCAAGcttgtacaatggtcctaaaataagGTAATTTTATGGTTTTTAATTGTATCAAGTGATGTTAGTAGTcagcaatcgttataagaatttctcgaaagtttCGCATTATACGCGTTCAATTGGCGAtaacgcgttttcacacgcttTCGAGAGTTTTAATTGAGGGAGCTTTAGACCCTTATTATCGGGACAgattaagagtgaatattatATACATGATATAAGTGtatagaggtttagtgcactagtgccaTAGACAACGCGAGAGAAAATCGAGTCGCAGAACGCAATCGTAATTGCACTATtttcaagttgactttgagatggattttgcaccacacaatgAATCTTCCTTAAGAAGCCACAATTGAACCAACactttctctctcctcacttcaTTTGGCCGTGCAACAAGAAGGGAGAAGAACTctccattgttcttcatttttcatcttcaatccatgcaccaaatttcatccaaatcacaccaaacttggagaccacttagcaaaccacttggagattatATCTAGCTAAGAAAGAggggagctttcacggtttcttggagcttcaagagggccgaaaaatTCTGATCTTGCACAgcaaaggagtaggtaatgatcaacccatggattcttatcttttggaggttatatagcaagattaagctcatgcatgcacttagttagtTGTTTATGGTGTAAGATGAAaagggtgggctctatgaactcccacattTGTGATGAGGACTGATTTTGGGTTGATGATATttataatgttggattagtgtttaaaATGTTGGATTATTGGTGCATAATTAGTGGAAACTTCAAGGAGAGCAAAAGGCCAAatctgaccattttgcccctgacTTGTTCGGCCACTTTAATGCAATATTTTGAGGTTataatggcttgattgtgttgtttacatgttatattagttgtgtaaaaattttcattgaaaaatattgaggtttggttggtcaaatgaatttttctcctagagctagcaatctggaaaactgtCCCGTAATGCACTGACCAGCGTTAGAGTTTTCTCCATAACTCGgtactccgacgtcgaaattgaGTTTCGtcagtggcgtttgaaactagacattcccagctttaatttgatataaaatgcatgttctggttccatgtgtgtgagCCAAACCAATCATTTTAAGAAGGCTGTTCTGTTCCTCTGTTCTGCTGAAATGAAGTGCTGAGGCAGCAACTTtaggctcaatttcgagctcGTTGTGTGccgaattttaaaatgatttcttctgtaaTATTATAaacctatgaatttattttccaacgacataaaccatgctcaattctgagttaaattgactgagttgtgatcaaaacaagaggactgccctgtttttggaaaaccctagttttgggGACAGATTTGATTAACGACTTGTTGTGATCTTGTTaattgaaattcttggtgttaaacaactaccaaatgtaccatgaatgttccttggACTTTTCTTATACAAATGAACCCTGTTTGGAGTTTTTCCTTGgccgaatgtttggaaacggaaAGCAAAAGAActcaaggcagattgccttagaatttttccGAAACTTTGGATGAttggttgactaccttcccgaaggtatttttccatgaaatttgatagagagatacccttcatataggagtattGTACGaatccaagttcgttttgaTACCTAACTAAAGTTCCAATGTTGgaagttcaaatctggaaatttttctccagtcttgaattttccccaactttgaactaccgtatctcggtgctcgaaactccgattcttgatccgcttgtttttttATGAACcttacttgcaactctaattgagttacaaattccAGAGGCTGGTTCGTAacgtgtgaatttttccgaattttcaaagttggccaaaaaccaacttaattCTGTCTTGTGAATTAAGGCAGTaacttcaagctcatttttggaCACCtaccacttagattcatgggaaagtgtcttctaagaacttttagtactttccaaGAGGTTTCCAGCGGTataaatttctccaattttggacttatatcgagagagatacaatttttcaaagattcgtaacaaaactgaaattttccaactttcaaggaaatagagttttccaagaactctttattcttttgatattattcAAACGTTTTATCcttgatttccaagataaaaactcaaatgcTCTTGTATCTTATGAAACCCCACTCGAATCTCGATTTACAAGTAATTGGGTTCATTTTCATGACATTTCCTAGATTCTTCTAGTACACGAATTTTCTTCGATAATTGGGGTGTATGAATAATAATttactattatttgctcaggcgcacacaaggaccttcaagaggatcccgcggtggacgcttgaactttccTTGACCCTACTTGCTCTaaatacttggtgagtgtcaagtgcatgttacttgaactcctgtgaacttgTTACATGCTATTGTTATCAATGCTATGagatttgaaaaatggagtcgagtgtactttatcgcactcgttctcattcgAAACAATTTAATTcgtgctcaaattacttgaatatATCGATTACTTGAATACATCGATTGCTTGGATATGTTAATGCTTGATACATGATTtgatatgctatggctgcatacgtcgttggagtgaatctcctcgacacgcCAATGTTCATGGGatgcccaaatctcattggccaaccttggactcgagccggcatgggcttggtcgggaaccttggcgagccatgagacATAAAAgcttgacctaatgagaggtcttgcttggcatactcgagtagtatcgccacaaaccaatgacaggcgggcccgaaataggggtatgtaaggtgaaaggggacatgttaagtggagttctacggactaaatctacccgattgacggagtgtcaattcgtggaggttattgatCGTGCACGTagaatatagctcctgagagctccagtatccttgaattgtttctgcttacctttccagtaaattgttaattactgaATTATTATTGCTCGACTtgtaaattgggattgttatttgaacaatgtgcttgcatgtgtgttcttggcctaacgagcgttttgctcaccctgtagatttgttttccttaacaggtctGGACAGGGAATGAACTTGGAGAAACCCCTTTTCGTATTTTGGCTTAGGGTTTCAAGTGTAATTTGGCTTGACCCCTTTATGGTTGTACTTTTGAAAGTTTAATGTATCATTCGGATATATGTGAGGTATATTTTGGGATTTACGATGTATTATGAACACCCGATGTgtgggttggataatggatggaTATTGTTAAGCTTGAATGCTTCCGCACTAGATGCATTTATAATATTTGGTTTGGATATGTAGTACCGCTATAAGCTTGAATGTATttttgcttgagtcctggcgagagctgggcaggcatcccgcagataccctttggttcaccttagggagaagtggggcatCACATGAGGCTCCAATGTGCAAGAGATCCGCAATTGAAGctttaaatgattttctaagAGATCTTATGAATTCAGATAAGATCTTTGGTGGGAAAGTAATTGTTCTTTGGGGTGATTTTAGACAAACCTTACCAGTGGTTTGTAAGGGAAGCCAATCTGAAACCATTGCTACTTCTTTGATTAATTCTCCTATTTGGCCAGTTCTTGAAAAATTAGAGCTCACACAAAACATGAGGGCTCGATTTGATTCCTCATTCACGGATTTCTTATTAAGGGCTGGTGATGGCACTGAACAAGCTGAAGATGACAATCTCATACAACtgccttcttcttttttggttAGCGATGGTTCACAAAATGCATCACTTCATGATCTGATAGATATGGTTTATCCCCACATTCAACATAGATTAGAAAATCCTGCCTTGCCATTAAATCGAGCAATCCTCACTACAAAGAATCATTTTGTGGATGAAGTGAATGACATCTTAATTGAAAAATTCCTAGGCACAGCAGTAGAATATCTAAGTTTTGATCGAGCTTTGAATCCAAACAATAAAGTTCAATATGAAGATTTGTTAAACCCTTTATCTCCCAGTGGCCTTTTGCCCTATAGACTAATTTTGAAACCTGGTGTTCTTGTGATATTGCTTAGAAACCTAGACCCTACTGAGGATCTTTGCAATGGAACAAGATTAATTTGTAAAAGTTTGAGCAAACATGTCATTCATGCTCAAATAACTATGGGAGATTTTGGTGGAAAAGATGTGTTCATCCATAGAATTCCCTTACAACCTCCAATTGATGAACAATATCCTATTCCATATACAAGGACTCAATTTCCAATTCGCTTGTGCTTTGCCATGACAATAAACAAAACTCAAGGACAAATACTTGATTATGTTAGTATCTACTTGAAGGAACCAGTGTTTTTCCATGGGCAGCTCTAttatgtgtgcacggatggcgagatggatggcgaccttgactcaaggcttccataggaacattgaaggtttagaagttgatcATCGAGATGTCTACacgatgatccaagcccatgaagactcaagtgggccCTAAGTGGGATGGCCGACTAGGCCTTGGGCCTTAGTGCTAGGTTTCAATTGCTTTGAGTTAGATTAGATTGTTTTATTGAGTCATAGGTTGGCCTATCTTGGCCAAGGAGTGGCCGAACCTCCTTTCCTATTTTCCTTAGGGTTCCATTAGTCCCTTAGCCTATATAAAGGGTTACTTTGTACGGTTAAAGGGTACACAGTTTTTCAtaataaaattctgatttgtttctCTTCAATTATTGAGAGCATTCGATCCTTTACTTGCTtctggcaagggttcttgagcaatctcgtgaAGGTCCTTGATTGTTCCACCGACCTATCCACTAGAGTAATCACCTCTGTTGGAGTCGCCGTTCTACTACCCTTCAACTAATTCGTGTTGTCCGTTTTGattttaggtcccgcaatccaagcgttggacaacctcgctagatccttgggcaagcGTGCTATGTGTCTCGAAACGAGTTGATCGAGGAgtgtatcagttggcttcagaacttaggtggaggtatctttcgttatatccttgtttttcgtagttgtgtcgtTAGGGTTTTGTGTTATTTCCGCTGcattattccaaaaaaaattctgcCCGTGTCATTTTTGGTTCTTGTTGTTGAGTCTTGTTTCTAATCTGTCCGTCTTTGCTGtgttataaaaaatatatatatatatatatatttggcgGCTACTAGGGTTTTCTTACTCTTGTTGCCGCAAAGTTGCTTTGTTTTGAGTCACAATCTatccagaaattctgttcatCGTGTGTGGTATGCGTGTGGTCAGATTATAGTCTTGTTCTTGCGTGTTGGTGTCGTTATTGCCTCACAATTCGACCGTGTGCTtgatcaaaaaataaaaataaaaattctggTCGAAGTTGATTATTTGTCGCGCTGCATAATCTGACCGAAGCTTTGAGTCTTTGTGGATCAACTCTGTCCATGCATGCGTCGCTTGTTGCTTGACAATCTGACCGTACTTTGTGTCCTTTGTTGCATCAAAATTTCTGTCCAACTCGTGCGTTATTGTTGTTAGTTCCAATCTGTTCGTGAtcaacaaggaaacaaaagaaaattctagtagtggcggctagggtttcctttTGCGCGCTAGGGTTTGATtgttcaaatctgtccaagttttGTTTGCTTCATCCAAGTTGTTTGCTtaattttcaaaactgatttttggtaGAACTAGTTGGCGTTTGTGAATCTTAAGAGAATCTACAAGATTTAAGGgcttcttgaagttcttgattactatcttgaagttcttgaaattcttgagaGGTATCTTGCTAGTTCTTGACGGATTGGGGATGAACGTTGGTGCGAATTGAGGGGCTGACCGAATCTGGAGTTGTTTCTTTCGGCCAAGGTGCCTTTGTTGTTCgtttgagttaaaaaaaaaggaaaatagaaacgaaaaccaagaaaagaaaaagaacctgATTGGcaagaaaccaaagaaaaacaagagaggaaagtCAAATTTTATTGTCAAAAGAGTCTTACATCGTGCTTTTGTtcccaaaacagaaaattaaacaaggaaaaaggaatTAAAAAGTTTTGACCCACctcttcttgaagttcttgtTCCTTGGGAACTTGTTTCACCTTTCGAATAAACATCCTTTTGTACTCCCTTGCGGTGATGAAGGGTTTCCTTGGTTTGGGAGTAAATTTCTTGGGAAAATCTTGAGTAACCCGTTGGGGGGGGAGCTTGAGTAAGATTGCTTGCACCTTCTTGTTGAGAGTCCATTGTCTTGCACTATAGCCGAAACTGCCTTGAGCActaaaaccagaaaaatccgaaTTGTGCTTGGTATTTGTGTGTGTGCAAGTGACGGTTTGAGTAGAGGGCTTTAATAAGCCAACCCCCACCGACTTGGGAAGAGGGTCTTGGGGAGAGAACCGAAATTTGCTAGGGCAATCCTTCTTGGATTGGGATTTGGGGAGTTTCTAAAAGTgttcaagaaagaaaaggattttctaaaaggtttccaaaactaacttgttttccaaaatCAGTTAGGAAACTAAGTAGATAGCTTGGATACCTCTTTTGTTTCCACTTGGACACCCTCCTACATTTTAGAAAcacactcctacattttaggaatactcctacattttaggaacaccTTCCTATATTTTAGGGACACACTCCTATATCTTAGGAACACCTTCCTACATTCTAAGAAcacactcctacattttaggaagctAGGTTTTCATTGAGATTCCATTCACACTAACACATTACTCAAATCTGTCCGCCACTTGGAACCTTCCAAAGGGCGCGTGTATTCCATTCTTTTCACCTCCAATTCGTGTCTTGTTACTCCAATACTCTTGTGGAAACGGTTGGTGACATTTATTGGACTTGtgcggcatttctcaactatctaatccaacaggtaaaggtatttggtaagatCATTAGAGCATTTTGAGTGACAAATACGAGagttgagtgatacacgagtgatgaGCACATACACATAAGCTTGTGAGTCATGaggaatctctttttctttgctaaccatttttgcaggttacgtaatcatgcctaggggagttgcctcttactcatacaaccaagaattcttggagaatgagcctctcaagaggaggggttccaagcggcCTACTCCTAAGCACTCTAGTCCCATGGAATCTagttcacaacatgagtttcgTTCACTCCGGGAAGAGATGGAACGTTACCGTGCTTcgtgtgtatatgaaaggtataaacgagattgtgatgagtatgagaaggagcaaagaagtttgcgcagagcatctaaatcgaggCCAACCTCAAGCAAACGAGATTCATCTAAAAAGTaccttgacaatcaagacaaggagtTCAAGAATcctcgaattgagtcaaagcttcATGAATCAAGCGTTGATTTCCGAAGTCAGACtaaagcattggttgattctatgatggaaagaattagccaagtgctggattcacacttggagcaacttagCCATGTGTTAATAAAGGAAAATTTCCTTCTAGttcctcgttgattgaagagctaaatatgaatgagttgcaaccgagccatgaacatgagctagacaatgaaaatcaaacctcTTGTACAATGAGTGAGCAATGGCCCGAGAAGAATGGAAGGGAAAAAGGCAAGAATActttggccttagtgaagagtaaagAGGAGGGGATGACCGTGTTTACAAAGGCTGAAAGTGTGAACATTTTGTTTGCTAACcggctaacatgtgttttgtttaatATCTCTTCGTTTGT
Above is a genomic segment from Coffea eugenioides isolate CCC68of chromosome 5, Ceug_1.0, whole genome shotgun sequence containing:
- the LOC113771206 gene encoding uncharacterized protein LOC113771206 codes for the protein MCKRSAIEALNDFLRDLMNSDKIFGGKVIVLWGDFRQTLPVVCKGSQSETIATSLINSPIWPVLEKLELTQNMRARFDSSFTDFLLRAGDGTEQAEDDNLIQLPSSFLVSDGSQNASLHDLIDMVYPHIQHRLENPALPLNRAILTTKNHFVDEVNDILIEKFLGTAVEYLSFDRALNPNNKVQYEDLLNPLSPSGLLPYRLILKPGVLVILLRNLDPTEDLCNGTRLICKSLSKHVIHAQITMGDFGGKDVFIHRIPLQPPIDEQYPIPYTRTQFPIRLCFAMTINKTQGQILDYVSIYLKEPVFFHGQLYYVCTDALTHAAVFEVMVVGGAGGVTVVKRSEMGCRMGGACSRVLSAFTPASKVADRTRNETVLPASFLTLGR